One genomic segment of Gammaproteobacteria bacterium includes these proteins:
- a CDS encoding FAD-dependent oxidoreductase: protein MNMRKIVLALAITLIIAIFFILDLGRFFSLDYVKNQQAAIDAYRTAYPALTAGIFFAIYVAVTGLSLPGAAIMTLAAGAIFGLLWGTIIVSFASTIGATLAFLAARFVLRDWVQEKFGDKLKAINAGMEKEGGFYLFTLRLIPIFPFFVINLAMGLTPIRTWTFYGVSQIGMLAGTLVYVNAGTQLAHIDSLKGILSPELLASFALLGIFPLIAKKIVAVVKARRVYAKWSKPTRFDRNLVVIGAGSAGLVTAYIAAAVKARVTLIEKHQMGGDCLNTGCVPSKALIRSAKLLSHIRRSSEFGIRKAEADFDFAEVMERVQRVIKEVAPHDSVERYTELGVDVVEGAAKITSPWSVEVTTAEGTRTLTTRSMVIAAGARPFVPPIPGLEEVGYLTSDNVWALRELPHRLVVLGGGPIGSELTQTFARFGAQVTQVEMAPRIMIREDPEVSELVTQRFRAEGVNVLVNHRAKQFLVENGEKLLIAEHEGQDVRIPFDAVLVAVGRVANTTGYGLEELGIPTTRTRTVETNEYLQTLYPNIYAAGDVAGPFQFTHTAAHQAWYAAVNALFDPLKKFRTDYSVIPWSTFVDPEVARVGLNEQDAKEKGISYEVSVYGIDDLDRAIADGEAHGFVKVLTTPGKDQILGVTIVGEHAGDLLAEYVVAMRHGIGLNKILGTIHIYPTLAEANKYVAGVWKKAHAPQNLLAWVERFHAWRRGPTRSLETAVSDANTAI, encoded by the coding sequence ATGAATATGCGCAAGATTGTATTAGCATTAGCAATTACTCTGATAATAGCAATTTTTTTTATCCTCGATTTGGGGCGTTTTTTTAGCTTGGACTATGTAAAAAATCAGCAAGCGGCCATCGACGCTTATCGAACGGCGTATCCTGCTTTGACCGCAGGAATCTTCTTCGCTATTTACGTGGCGGTAACGGGATTGTCGTTGCCAGGCGCGGCGATCATGACATTGGCCGCTGGCGCGATTTTCGGGTTACTGTGGGGAACGATCATCGTTTCCTTTGCTTCAACCATCGGCGCAACCCTGGCTTTTCTCGCCGCCCGCTTTGTGCTGCGCGACTGGGTGCAGGAAAAATTTGGCGACAAGCTGAAAGCGATTAATGCCGGAATGGAAAAGGAGGGCGGCTTTTACCTGTTCACCTTGCGCTTGATTCCGATTTTCCCGTTCTTTGTCATCAACCTGGCGATGGGTTTGACGCCAATCCGCACCTGGACTTTCTACGGCGTCAGCCAGATCGGCATGTTGGCCGGTACGCTGGTCTATGTGAACGCGGGTACGCAATTGGCGCATATCGATTCGCTAAAGGGCATTCTATCGCCCGAACTACTGGCTTCCTTCGCCCTGCTCGGCATTTTTCCGCTGATCGCCAAAAAGATCGTTGCCGTCGTGAAAGCGCGGCGGGTCTATGCAAAGTGGTCCAAGCCGACTCGCTTCGACCGTAATTTGGTGGTCATCGGGGCAGGCAGCGCCGGGTTGGTCACAGCCTACATTGCTGCGGCGGTCAAAGCCAGGGTGACGCTGATCGAGAAACATCAGATGGGCGGCGATTGCCTGAACACCGGTTGCGTTCCTTCCAAGGCGCTGATCCGTTCAGCTAAGCTCCTCTCGCATATCCGCCGCTCATCAGAATTTGGCATTCGTAAAGCCGAAGCGGATTTTGATTTTGCCGAAGTGATGGAGCGGGTTCAGCGGGTAATAAAAGAGGTTGCTCCGCATGATTCCGTGGAGCGCTATACCGAATTGGGCGTCGACGTGGTGGAAGGCGCGGCCAAAATCACTTCACCCTGGTCAGTGGAAGTGACTACTGCTGAGGGAACGCGGACTTTGACGACGCGCAGCATGGTCATTGCCGCCGGCGCCCGGCCGTTTGTACCGCCGATTCCCGGACTGGAAGAGGTCGGCTACCTGACTTCCGATAATGTCTGGGCGCTGCGGGAATTGCCTCACCGGTTGGTAGTGCTCGGCGGCGGCCCGATCGGTTCGGAGCTGACCCAGACCTTTGCCCGCTTCGGCGCGCAGGTGACGCAGGTCGAGATGGCGCCGCGCATCATGATTCGCGAAGATCCGGAAGTCTCGGAGTTAGTAACCCAGCGTTTTCGCGCGGAAGGCGTCAACGTGCTGGTCAATCACCGGGCCAAGCAGTTTCTGGTGGAAAACGGTGAAAAATTATTGATCGCCGAACATGAAGGCCAGGATGTGCGCATTCCCTTTGATGCGGTGCTGGTCGCGGTTGGACGGGTGGCGAACACGACTGGTTACGGGCTGGAGGAACTGGGCATTCCCACGACGCGCACTCGCACCGTGGAGACCAATGAGTATCTGCAAACGCTCTATCCGAACATCTACGCCGCTGGTGATGTGGCGGGGCCGTTCCAGTTTACCCACACCGCCGCTCATCAGGCGTGGTACGCTGCCGTCAACGCCCTGTTCGATCCGCTCAAGAAGTTTCGCACCGATTATTCAGTGATTCCCTGGTCGACCTTTGTCGATCCAGAAGTGGCGCGCGTCGGCCTTAATGAGCAGGATGCCAAAGAAAAAGGCATTTCTTATGAGGTTTCCGTTTATGGCATCGATGATCTGGATCGCGCGATTGCCGATGGAGAGGCGCACGGTTTCGTTAAAGTACTGACCACGCCCGGCAAGGACCAAATCCTGGGCGTGACCATTGTCGGCGAACATGCGGGCGATCTGCTCGCTGAGTACGTGGTCGCCATGCGCCACGGCATTGGTCTCAATAAAATTCTCGGCACGATTCACATTTACCCGACCCTGGCGGAAGCCAACAAGTACGTTGCCGGCGTCTGGAAGAAAGCCCATGCTCCACAGAATTTGCTGGCCTGGGTGGAGCGCTTTCATGCCTGGCGGCGGGGTCCGACCCGCTCACTGGAAACAGCAGTCAGTGACGCTAACACCGCTATCTGA
- a CDS encoding RNA-binding protein, whose amino-acid sequence MQQNKIYVGNFPYTVDESQLRELFSPYGDIEDLALIMDRETGRPKGFAFITFAAQHAAEKALEQNGKSLGGRPLKVNMATEKPARGGRGGGSRSRW is encoded by the coding sequence ATGCAGCAAAATAAGATTTATGTTGGCAACTTCCCATATACTGTTGATGAATCACAGTTACGGGAACTGTTCTCGCCTTATGGGGATATTGAAGATCTCGCCCTGATCATGGACCGGGAGACGGGACGACCCAAAGGATTTGCTTTTATCACCTTCGCCGCACAACACGCCGCGGAAAAGGCCCTTGAACAAAATGGTAAATCCCTGGGGGGACGGCCGCTCAAAGTGAACATGGCGACCGAGAAACCGGCGCGTGGAGGGCGCGGCGGCGGTAGCCGGTCACGGTGGTGA
- the arsS gene encoding arsenosugar biosynthesis radical SAM protein ArsS (Some members of this family are selenoproteins.) gives MRDTFPLLVKTDFPTVYRARIDTLQANLGYRCNQSCTHCHVAAGPQRTEEMRWETMELLLRYMKLRQVTTLDLTGGAPELNPHFRSLVTHARSQGVRVIDRCNLTILKEPGQEDLAVFLARHAVEITASLPCYLEENVDQQRGKGVFESSLAGLRQLNDQGYGQLDSGLTLNLVYNPLGPILPPDQVGLEAAYKQELLTRYGIVFSRLLALANMPIQRFGSQLISKGQFAPYMQLLKSAHRAENLDAVMCRNLISVDWQGYVYDCDFNQMLKLPLGASELERTHLGELLDCDLTGTRIQVADHCYGCTAGQGSSCGGALESSLMSV, from the coding sequence ATGCGTGATACTTTTCCACTTCTGGTGAAAACCGATTTCCCCACGGTTTACCGTGCCCGCATCGATACCTTGCAGGCTAATCTGGGCTATCGTTGCAACCAATCCTGCACCCATTGCCACGTTGCAGCCGGCCCTCAACGCACTGAGGAAATGAGATGGGAGACAATGGAGCTATTGCTTCGCTATATGAAGTTGCGTCAGGTGACGACACTGGATCTGACGGGCGGTGCTCCTGAACTGAATCCGCATTTCCGTTCCCTGGTGACCCATGCCCGTAGTCAAGGCGTTCGGGTGATCGACCGTTGCAATCTGACCATCCTCAAGGAGCCTGGCCAAGAGGATTTGGCAGTATTTCTGGCCAGGCACGCCGTTGAAATTACCGCTTCTCTGCCTTGTTACCTGGAAGAAAACGTCGATCAGCAGCGTGGTAAGGGTGTATTCGAATCCAGTCTGGCGGGTTTGCGGCAACTTAATGACCAAGGCTATGGCCAACTCGATAGCGGACTCACGCTGAATCTGGTCTATAACCCGCTCGGTCCGATCCTGCCGCCTGACCAAGTGGGTTTGGAAGCCGCTTACAAACAGGAGCTACTGACCCGTTACGGGATAGTTTTCTCGCGCTTGCTGGCGTTGGCCAATATGCCCATTCAGCGTTTTGGCAGCCAGTTGATCTCAAAAGGACAATTCGCGCCCTATATGCAATTGCTCAAGTCCGCGCACCGCGCCGAGAATCTGGATGCAGTGATGTGCCGAAATCTGATTTCAGTGGACTGGCAGGGGTATGTGTACGACTGTGACTTCAACCAGATGCTGAAACTGCCCCTAGGCGCCAGCGAACTGGAACGCACCCATCTTGGCGAATTGCTGGACTGCGATCTGACCGGCACCCGAATTCAGGTCGCTGACCATTGCTATGGCTGCACCGCTGGGCAAGGCAGTAGTTGCGGCGGGGCGCTGGAATCCAGTCTGATGTCTGTGTAA
- a CDS encoding IS982 family transposase produces MPLEDFIITVFCWVEEHTTSVLGDHRLRSRGFAPKLMDSEVITMEVVGEFLGLDTDVGIWKYFNRHWLSWFPKLGSRTTFAQQAANLWVIKQRFHQQLLMDLGTAADPIHLVDGCPMPVCVLTRAPQCRLFPAAADFGYCAAKKHYYYGLHGHLMVTAHGVITACTVTPASGDEREALWDLTDGVQGLVIGDKGYISAFLQAELVTVGIDLQTPLRANMTDPRPAWVVRQLTSTRRLVETVIGQLVAQFHFEKIRARDVWPLTRRVARKILAHTLGIFINRQVGRPDLQLESLIA; encoded by the coding sequence ATGCCGCTCGAAGATTTTATTATCACGGTGTTTTGTTGGGTAGAAGAACACACGACTTCCGTGCTTGGGGATCACCGCTTACGCTCCCGCGGCTTTGCCCCCAAACTGATGGATAGCGAAGTGATTACGATGGAAGTGGTCGGCGAGTTTTTGGGTTTGGATACCGATGTGGGCATCTGGAAGTACTTCAATCGACATTGGTTGTCATGGTTTCCGAAACTCGGATCGCGGACCACGTTTGCCCAACAAGCGGCAAATCTGTGGGTCATCAAACAGCGGTTCCATCAGCAGCTACTCATGGATTTAGGCACCGCGGCTGATCCGATTCATCTGGTGGATGGCTGTCCGATGCCGGTGTGTGTGTTGACCCGCGCTCCTCAATGTCGGTTGTTCCCCGCGGCGGCGGACTTCGGTTATTGTGCAGCAAAAAAGCATTATTATTATGGACTTCACGGTCATCTGATGGTCACGGCCCATGGCGTGATCACCGCTTGCACGGTGACGCCGGCTTCCGGTGATGAGCGCGAGGCACTGTGGGATTTGACCGACGGCGTTCAGGGCCTCGTGATTGGCGACAAAGGTTACATTAGCGCCTTTCTTCAGGCAGAGTTAGTGACAGTCGGCATTGATCTGCAAACCCCCTTGCGGGCCAACATGACCGATCCTCGTCCTGCTTGGGTCGTCCGGCAATTGACGAGCACCCGCCGTCTCGTAGAAACGGTCATCGGTCAACTTGTCGCGCAGTTCCATTTTGAAAAAATCCGGGCGCGAGATGTTTGGCCTTTGACCCGTCGGGTCGCCCGAAAAATCTTGGCGCATACCTTGGGTATTTTCATCAACCGGCAAGTCGGTCGTCCCGACCTGCAGCTTGAGAGCCTAATCGCCTGA
- a CDS encoding GHKL domain-containing protein, translated as MNTPAKPYNLLRSFSALSLLTIVIISTASAVLLSRFLRETLLERNGLLTLEFVQGIAQSQNTSLYFSEPDNKRQGPLDDFFNRIAHMPDVVRANVYSRDRVVLWSTEKPLVGRQFPENNPELDEALRGHLALHTGRVEAHSKSEHILFAPDVEEFVENYILIYGPGGMVVGVIELYKLPRILWETIARGQRLVWMSAALGGLFLYTVLFWIVHRASRTITHQQQALVEAEQWTLVGELTAAVAHSLRNPLAAIRSSAELAAETEDVASRECLGDIIVQVDCMERWIRDLLLYSHQPDGNTQTANLSETLRQSLAGFSDRFTRQGIILQVALPEPSPRVCADPQLLRQVFNSLLANALEAMPKGGQLRVTAERRGRQLTLALRDTGTGLSSEQLAGVFKPFVSHKQRGLGIGLALARRIVQRYGGHLELHSQPSKGATAVLQLSLAE; from the coding sequence ATGAACACGCCGGCAAAGCCCTATAATCTGCTCCGCTCATTTTCAGCGCTCAGCCTGCTAACTATCGTTATCATCAGCACCGCATCGGCGGTGTTGTTGTCCCGGTTCCTGCGCGAGACCTTGCTGGAACGAAATGGATTGTTGACCTTGGAGTTCGTCCAGGGCATCGCTCAGTCACAAAACACCAGCCTGTATTTCAGCGAACCGGACAATAAACGTCAGGGACCACTTGACGATTTTTTCAACCGAATCGCCCACATGCCCGATGTGGTCCGCGCCAATGTCTACTCCCGCGACCGCGTGGTGCTCTGGTCCACCGAAAAGCCGCTGGTGGGCCGGCAATTCCCCGAAAATAACCCGGAACTGGACGAAGCCCTGCGTGGCCACTTGGCGCTGCACACCGGACGGGTCGAAGCCCACAGCAAAAGCGAGCACATCCTGTTCGCCCCGGACGTAGAAGAATTCGTCGAAAATTACATCCTTATTTACGGGCCAGGCGGCATGGTGGTCGGAGTCATCGAGCTTTATAAACTACCGCGCATTCTCTGGGAAACCATTGCCCGGGGCCAGCGGCTGGTCTGGATGAGCGCGGCATTGGGCGGATTGTTTCTCTACACGGTGCTCTTCTGGATCGTGCACCGCGCCAGCCGAACGATCACTCACCAGCAACAAGCGCTGGTCGAGGCCGAACAGTGGACGCTGGTCGGCGAGTTGACTGCTGCGGTCGCGCATAGCCTGCGCAATCCGCTGGCCGCTATCCGCTCTTCTGCTGAATTGGCCGCTGAAACCGAAGATGTCGCGAGCCGCGAATGCCTTGGCGACATCATCGTCCAAGTGGACTGCATGGAACGGTGGATTCGTGATTTGCTGCTCTATTCGCATCAACCCGACGGCAACACCCAGACCGCCAATTTAAGTGAAACGCTGCGGCAGAGTCTGGCTGGCTTCAGCGACCGCTTCACCCGGCAGGGCATCATCTTGCAGGTCGCCTTGCCGGAACCGTCGCCCCGGGTATGCGCCGATCCTCAACTGTTGAGGCAGGTGTTCAACAGTCTGCTTGCCAATGCTCTGGAAGCGATGCCGAAGGGGGGGCAATTGCGCGTCACCGCAGAACGACGCGGTCGCCAGCTAACCTTGGCTTTGCGCGATACGGGGACTGGCCTGTCGTCTGAACAACTGGCTGGAGTTTTCAAACCCTTCGTCAGTCATAAGCAGCGAGGCTTGGGGATAGGTCTGGCGCTGGCGCGGCGCATCGTCCAGCGCTACGGCGGTCACCTTGAATTGCATAGCCAGCCCAGCAAGGGCGCAACCGCTGTTTTGCAACTGTCCCTGGCGGAGTGA